A portion of the Acidobacteriaceae bacterium genome contains these proteins:
- a CDS encoding SCO family protein: MSRLTTIAALFALTLSTGAVVAQGMSGSQSMGTRAGQTPSYLAHAGLEQRLGHVLPMDSQWTDETGKSGALSQWFDKKPVVMAEMYFRCAILCPQVLHGMAIALPKTKMSPGKDFDVLVFSIDPMDKPSDAIGEKREFLHQAGWDNDPEAAASVHFLTGPEDSITAVTAGTGFHYVRVQGPDGKMDQFAHSSVILFATPEGKVSKYLAGINYPDRDVRLALLEASQHKISNPVDLLILYCCNYVPSTGRYTVSVERVLGLAGMASIGVLVMMMYLLGKKPKSLRT; encoded by the coding sequence ATGAGTCGCCTTACGACAATCGCCGCCCTTTTCGCACTTACTCTTTCTACAGGGGCCGTTGTCGCGCAAGGCATGTCTGGCAGCCAATCCATGGGAACGCGCGCAGGGCAGACGCCGAGCTACCTCGCCCACGCTGGTCTCGAGCAAAGACTCGGACACGTTCTGCCCATGGACAGCCAGTGGACCGACGAAACCGGCAAATCCGGCGCCCTCTCCCAGTGGTTCGATAAGAAGCCCGTCGTGATGGCGGAGATGTACTTCCGCTGCGCCATTCTGTGCCCGCAGGTACTGCATGGCATGGCCATCGCGCTGCCGAAGACGAAGATGAGCCCGGGCAAAGACTTCGACGTCCTCGTCTTCTCCATCGACCCCATGGACAAGCCCTCCGACGCCATTGGCGAGAAGCGTGAGTTCCTTCACCAGGCAGGCTGGGACAACGACCCCGAAGCCGCAGCCTCGGTCCACTTTCTCACCGGTCCCGAAGACTCCATCACCGCAGTTACGGCAGGCACAGGCTTCCACTACGTCCGCGTGCAGGGGCCGGACGGCAAGATGGACCAGTTTGCCCACTCCAGCGTCATCCTCTTCGCTACGCCCGAGGGCAAGGTCTCAAAGTATCTGGCCGGCATCAACTACCCGGACCGCGATGTGCGCCTGGCGCTGCTCGAAGCCTCGCAGCACAAGATCAGCAACCCGGTGGACCTGTTGATCCTCTACTGCTGCAACTATGTTCCGTCCACCGGACGTTACACCGTGAGCGTGGAACGCGTGCTTGGACTGGCCGGAATGGCCTCCATCGGCGTGCTGGTGATGATGATGTACCTGCTGGGCAAGAAGCCGAAGTCGCTCCGTACCTAG
- the hemC gene encoding hydroxymethylbilane synthase gives MSKKTIRIGSRGSQLALWQSHHIADALRALGHAVEVEVIRTVGDRMQDPAFVAPKTFEDGTPLDAKGIFIKEIEDALLAGRVDLAVHSLKDLPTTLDVRFTLAAVPPRADARDAFVCEDYWGLHMLPMHSRIGTTSPRRKAMILALRPDVQFVELRGNIDTRLRKWQEGATDALVLACAGLDRIGRTESVHQRFAVDELTPAPGQGALGLETRAGDDEVITAVRALNCADTEFATQAERFVLQALGGGCQLPLGAYAHRVDEQWHLHAQVAALDGEQSVHLIVKAAVGSSAKGLGERAAEMLKERGALQMLSGDAPAE, from the coding sequence ATGAGTAAGAAGACCATTCGCATCGGATCGCGCGGCTCGCAGCTTGCGCTCTGGCAGTCACACCACATCGCGGACGCTCTGCGGGCTTTGGGCCATGCGGTTGAGGTCGAGGTCATTCGCACGGTCGGCGACCGAATGCAGGACCCCGCGTTCGTCGCACCGAAGACGTTTGAAGACGGTACACCGCTGGACGCCAAAGGCATCTTCATCAAGGAGATCGAAGACGCTCTGCTGGCAGGGCGTGTGGATCTGGCCGTGCATTCGCTAAAGGATCTGCCGACGACGCTGGACGTGCGTTTCACGCTGGCGGCCGTTCCGCCGCGTGCAGACGCTCGCGACGCGTTTGTCTGCGAGGACTACTGGGGCCTGCACATGCTGCCCATGCACTCACGCATCGGAACAACTTCGCCGCGCCGCAAGGCGATGATCCTGGCGCTGCGTCCAGACGTGCAGTTTGTGGAACTGCGCGGCAACATCGACACTCGCCTCCGCAAGTGGCAGGAAGGCGCGACAGACGCGCTGGTGCTGGCCTGTGCCGGGCTTGACCGCATCGGCCGCACGGAGAGTGTGCACCAGCGCTTCGCCGTGGACGAACTGACACCCGCACCGGGACAGGGCGCTCTCGGGCTGGAGACTCGCGCAGGCGATGACGAAGTGATCACTGCGGTTCGTGCCTTGAACTGCGCGGACACCGAGTTTGCCACGCAGGCCGAGCGGTTCGTGCTGCAGGCTCTAGGTGGCGGTTGCCAGTTGCCGCTGGGAGCGTACGCACATCGCGTGGACGAGCAGTGGCACCTCCACGCGCAGGTAGCCGCCCTGGATGGCGAGCAGTCCGTGCACCTGATCGTGAAGGCGGCCGTCGGAAGCTCGGCGAAAGGTCTTGGCGAGCGCGCTGCCGAGATGCTGAAGGAGCGGGGAGCTCTGCAGATGCTTAGCGGGGACGCTCCGGCAGAGTAA
- a CDS encoding tetratricopeptide repeat protein, giving the protein MQTAALISQGEKRPRLAAGPSIEAQDAVIDLLRERRFDAAEQAARSLLCAYPAHSFGPKALAAVMAGQDRWSEALALYEQAAAACSNDWQFLNNYANALKMTGRLAEAVEVYRRSLALAPLKTLEPQYNMGLALVDLGRLEEAEQALLQVLRLDVLHGMGHMNLGNVYNVQGRLREAELHYRAALLSRADDARLQNNFALCLRRQHRYAEAEAHFRRALQLDPEYPTALSNYAEFLTMHGLMEEAVALLRLAVEADPTHAEAHSNLLFTMGHVDSVSLEQTLEAHRAFARQFEEPLLASWRPHKNVPDAERVLRVGFVSADLRDHPVVRYLRPTLLALQQGVKRFTLVAYNNNALQDEETERYRELFDVWRDVAHLSDEAFAEQVREDGVDVLLDLSGHTGHNRLLAFARKPAPVQMSWMGYVGTTGLRAMDYFIADPLLVPEDMRGQFCERLLMLPSTTSFAPCEEAPEIAPLPCLASGVFTYACLARMNKLNRRGVRLWARILREAQQSRLMLATMGDGKPPQTLLQWFAEEGIAAERLWFVHVSRVEQMLALHAEIDLALDTMPYNGSTSNNHALWMGVPTLTLAGASPVGRMGTALNLQMGLEEFLAEDEDDYVRRAVEVAGAPQRLQELRPTLRERFLGTALGRPEVVTEALVEGIRQAWRAWCAEQRR; this is encoded by the coding sequence GTGCAGACAGCGGCTTTGATTTCGCAGGGTGAAAAACGGCCCCGGCTGGCAGCCGGGCCTTCGATAGAAGCGCAGGATGCTGTGATTGATCTGCTGCGTGAACGCAGGTTTGACGCAGCGGAGCAAGCCGCGCGGTCGTTGCTATGCGCGTATCCCGCGCACAGCTTTGGGCCAAAGGCGCTCGCTGCAGTGATGGCCGGGCAGGACCGCTGGAGCGAGGCGCTGGCGTTGTACGAGCAGGCCGCAGCGGCTTGCAGTAACGATTGGCAGTTTCTGAACAACTACGCCAATGCCCTGAAGATGACGGGGAGGCTGGCCGAGGCGGTGGAAGTGTATCGCCGCTCGCTTGCTCTGGCCCCCCTGAAGACGCTGGAACCGCAGTACAACATGGGGCTCGCTCTGGTGGATCTGGGGCGCCTGGAGGAGGCGGAGCAGGCGTTACTGCAGGTGTTGCGGCTCGATGTGCTGCACGGTATGGGGCATATGAATCTGGGCAATGTGTACAACGTGCAGGGGCGGTTGCGCGAGGCGGAGTTGCACTACAGGGCGGCGTTGCTTTCGCGTGCGGACGATGCGCGTCTGCAGAACAACTTTGCGCTTTGCCTGCGGCGGCAGCACCGGTATGCAGAGGCTGAGGCGCACTTTCGCCGCGCGCTGCAACTCGATCCGGAGTACCCGACAGCGTTGTCGAACTATGCCGAGTTTCTGACGATGCACGGCCTGATGGAGGAGGCGGTAGCCTTGCTGCGTCTGGCCGTAGAGGCTGATCCGACGCACGCTGAGGCGCATAGCAATCTGCTCTTCACGATGGGGCATGTGGACAGCGTCTCACTCGAGCAGACGCTGGAAGCGCATCGCGCGTTTGCCCGGCAGTTTGAGGAGCCTCTGCTGGCGAGTTGGCGTCCGCACAAGAATGTGCCGGATGCTGAGCGAGTGCTGCGCGTGGGGTTTGTTTCGGCGGACCTGCGCGATCATCCGGTGGTGCGGTATCTGCGGCCGACGTTGCTGGCCTTGCAGCAAGGTGTGAAACGTTTCACGCTGGTGGCGTACAACAACAATGCGCTGCAGGATGAAGAGACCGAACGCTATCGCGAACTGTTCGATGTCTGGCGAGACGTGGCGCATCTGAGCGACGAAGCGTTTGCCGAGCAGGTGCGTGAGGATGGCGTGGATGTGTTGCTCGATCTGTCCGGGCATACCGGGCACAACAGGCTGCTGGCGTTTGCACGCAAGCCTGCGCCGGTGCAGATGAGCTGGATGGGCTATGTGGGGACGACTGGGCTACGGGCGATGGATTACTTCATAGCCGACCCGTTGCTGGTGCCGGAGGATATGCGTGGGCAGTTCTGTGAGCGGCTGCTGATGCTGCCATCGACGACGAGCTTCGCTCCGTGTGAGGAGGCGCCGGAGATTGCGCCGCTTCCTTGCCTTGCGAGCGGTGTGTTCACGTACGCCTGCCTGGCGAGGATGAATAAGCTGAACCGGCGTGGAGTGCGGCTGTGGGCGAGGATTCTGCGAGAAGCTCAGCAGAGCCGGTTGATGCTGGCGACGATGGGCGATGGAAAGCCTCCGCAGACGTTGCTGCAGTGGTTTGCGGAAGAGGGGATTGCTGCGGAGCGGTTGTGGTTTGTGCATGTGAGTCGCGTGGAGCAGATGCTGGCGCTGCATGCGGAGATCGATCTGGCGCTGGATACGATGCCGTATAACGGCTCCACTAGTAATAACCATGCGCTGTGGATGGGGGTTCCTACGTTGACGCTGGCGGGGGCGAGCCCGGTGGGGCGCATGGGGACGGCGTTGAATCTGCAGATGGGGCTGGAGGAGTTTCTCGCGGAGGATGAGGACGATTATGTGCGTCGGGCCGTAGAGGTGGCGGGTGCTCCGCAGCGTTTGCAGGAGCTGCGACCGACGCTGCGGGAACGTTTTCTGGGTACGGCGCTGGGGAGGCCGGAGGTTGTGACGGAGGCGCTGGTGGAGGGGATTCGGCAGGCATGGCGAGCGTGGTGTGCGGAGCAAAGGCGGTAG
- a CDS encoding elongation factor P, with translation MAALLDAIELKRKSYFELEGIPYRCLDKDISTPTARGGQTLVRVKMRNMLTGAVMDKTFKAEEKFKEPDLESVPASYLYSDTDGSYFLDQESFETLTLTEDMMGDSLDLLLEGMIVQVNKFNGNPIGLDLPIQVTLTVEYTEPAVRGDTSSGSVTKVARLETGAEIRVPLFVKEGEKIIVNTELREFSSRA, from the coding sequence ATGGCCGCATTGCTTGATGCTATTGAACTGAAGCGCAAGAGCTATTTTGAGTTGGAAGGCATACCGTATCGTTGCCTCGACAAGGACATTTCCACGCCTACGGCGCGTGGCGGGCAGACCCTGGTGCGCGTGAAGATGCGCAACATGCTGACCGGCGCGGTGATGGACAAGACGTTCAAGGCCGAAGAGAAGTTCAAGGAGCCTGATCTGGAGAGCGTGCCGGCATCGTATCTGTACTCGGATACGGATGGCTCTTACTTCCTGGACCAGGAGAGCTTCGAGACGCTGACGCTGACGGAAGACATGATGGGCGATTCGCTGGACCTGCTGCTGGAAGGCATGATCGTGCAGGTGAACAAGTTCAACGGCAATCCGATCGGTCTTGATCTGCCGATCCAGGTCACGCTGACGGTGGAGTACACCGAGCCTGCCGTGCGCGGCGATACGTCGTCGGGTTCGGTGACGAAGGTTGCGCGTCTGGAGACGGGTGCGGAGATCCGCGTGCCGCTGTTTGTGAAGGAAGGCGAGAAGATCATCGTCAACACGGAGCTGCGCGAGTTCTCAAGCCGCGCGTAG
- a CDS encoding EAL domain-containing protein: MQIALEIRTLSNALAVVQLSLHSSLLAVIKSQKTANFLSLLSGATSGLACAILCLLLGRVAWKLRARFPFSLSGSVLFLIFAVFTTKKALELLALPPTTAQPADPIQIFHVTISLLLSCGILLLTPFLRKLIEFGLIADEEHQRFLTAAETNNHAFALFKPVRNSLLSITDFELLFANAAAQQQLALDRDRLPGMLLSQILPDMRSTGVFRRLKQVASSGIPFQGRVQERNLRDEPLNANLRAIKTDGGIAVVLHDLSEQQQQKRRLAEMNRFAQSIIEDAPFSIIAVNATGIITAVNGATQSLTQYRRDELVGKHSLVILHDPAELSARSVEMSRDSGKPVDAGFDTLRATLGRRSSNESEWSYVRKNGEKIAIHLAMTALRDNDDSVTGYLAIAFDISERKALTDSISFMAHHDALTRLPNRTMLTQRLQEFIEQSTILDTRLALFMIDLDHFKRINDSLGHSAGDELLVAISERLCSAVRTSDFIARCGGDEFMVLMPNAGHLDDIVRSGQRLFNALQGPVLIGGREINITASIGLCTFPDFAGDSSTLIRNADAAMYAAKNKGRNALHAFNESMRAASADRFELEADLRRAVERGELILHYQPQVSTRTRRITGIEALLRWNHPVRGMVPPLDFIQTAEEGGMIIPIGEWVLKQACLETRRMQKEIGHRFTVAVNLSPRQVIQDNLFEVVQQALEQSGLAAEDLELEITENTLMVSSPETLTMLARLRDLGVRLAVDDFGTGFSSFQYILEYKVDRLKIDRSFTARCAVDPSAAAVVRAVIAMAHGLNMTIVAEGVETEDQLAFLLRRRCDEAQGYLFGRPQPMANLRDQLIASVAPEQHFLRSTSSRESSCRPSGANIPAAVMMKA, translated from the coding sequence ATGCAGATAGCGCTAGAAATTCGTACTCTTTCCAACGCGCTTGCCGTTGTGCAACTCTCGCTCCACTCCAGCCTTCTCGCGGTCATCAAATCCCAGAAGACGGCGAACTTCCTGTCGCTCCTCAGCGGAGCGACCTCCGGCCTTGCCTGCGCAATCCTTTGCCTACTGCTCGGCCGTGTGGCCTGGAAGCTGCGCGCACGCTTCCCCTTCAGCCTGAGCGGCAGCGTCCTCTTCCTCATCTTTGCTGTTTTTACCACCAAGAAGGCGCTTGAGCTCCTTGCGCTCCCGCCCACGACAGCGCAGCCCGCCGATCCCATTCAGATCTTTCACGTAACCATCTCGCTGCTGCTCTCTTGCGGCATCCTGTTGCTCACGCCCTTCCTTCGTAAACTCATCGAGTTCGGCCTCATCGCCGACGAAGAGCACCAGCGCTTCCTCACCGCTGCGGAGACCAACAACCACGCCTTCGCTCTTTTCAAGCCTGTACGCAACTCGCTGCTCTCCATCACGGACTTCGAGCTGCTCTTCGCCAACGCCGCCGCGCAGCAGCAGCTTGCGCTCGACCGCGACAGACTGCCCGGTATGTTGCTCTCGCAGATCCTGCCGGACATGCGCTCCACCGGCGTCTTCCGCCGCCTCAAGCAGGTTGCCAGCAGCGGCATCCCCTTTCAGGGACGCGTGCAGGAACGTAACCTCCGCGATGAGCCCCTGAACGCAAACCTCCGCGCCATCAAGACCGACGGCGGCATCGCCGTCGTGCTCCACGACCTCAGCGAGCAGCAGCAGCAGAAACGCCGCCTTGCCGAGATGAACCGCTTCGCGCAGTCCATCATCGAAGACGCGCCCTTCAGCATCATTGCCGTCAACGCCACCGGCATCATCACCGCCGTCAACGGTGCCACGCAGTCGCTCACGCAGTATCGCCGCGACGAACTCGTTGGCAAGCACTCCCTCGTCATCCTCCACGACCCCGCCGAACTCAGCGCCCGTTCTGTAGAGATGTCGCGCGACAGCGGAAAGCCCGTCGACGCAGGCTTTGACACGCTCCGCGCCACACTCGGCCGCCGCTCCAGCAACGAAAGCGAGTGGAGCTACGTCCGCAAGAACGGCGAAAAGATCGCCATCCATCTAGCCATGACCGCTCTCCGCGATAACGACGACTCCGTCACCGGCTATCTCGCCATCGCCTTCGATATCTCCGAGCGCAAAGCCCTCACCGACTCCATCAGCTTCATGGCACACCATGACGCTCTCACGCGCCTCCCCAATCGCACCATGCTCACCCAGCGCCTGCAGGAGTTCATCGAGCAGTCCACCATTCTGGATACTCGCCTCGCGCTCTTCATGATCGATCTCGATCACTTCAAGCGCATCAACGACTCGCTCGGCCACTCCGCCGGGGACGAACTACTCGTCGCCATCAGCGAACGACTCTGCTCGGCAGTTCGCACCTCTGACTTTATCGCTCGCTGCGGCGGGGATGAGTTCATGGTGCTGATGCCCAACGCCGGTCACCTCGACGACATCGTCCGCTCCGGCCAGCGGCTCTTTAACGCCCTGCAGGGTCCCGTCCTCATCGGTGGTCGCGAGATCAACATCACCGCCAGCATCGGCCTCTGCACCTTCCCAGACTTTGCAGGTGACTCCTCCACCTTGATCCGCAACGCGGACGCCGCCATGTATGCGGCCAAGAATAAAGGACGCAACGCACTCCATGCTTTCAACGAAAGCATGCGTGCAGCCAGTGCCGACCGCTTCGAGCTTGAAGCCGACCTTCGTCGTGCCGTAGAGCGTGGCGAACTGATCCTCCATTACCAGCCGCAGGTCAGCACCCGCACGCGCAGGATCACCGGCATCGAAGCTCTTCTTCGCTGGAACCACCCGGTCCGCGGCATGGTGCCGCCGCTTGATTTCATTCAGACCGCGGAAGAGGGTGGCATGATCATCCCCATCGGCGAATGGGTGCTCAAACAGGCCTGCCTGGAAACCCGCCGGATGCAGAAAGAGATCGGCCACCGTTTCACCGTCGCCGTCAATCTGTCGCCCCGCCAGGTTATCCAGGACAACCTCTTCGAAGTCGTTCAACAGGCGCTGGAACAAAGCGGACTCGCCGCCGAAGACCTCGAACTCGAGATCACCGAAAACACCCTCATGGTCAGCTCACCGGAAACCCTCACCATGCTTGCTCGCTTGCGGGACCTTGGTGTGCGTCTTGCCGTCGATGACTTCGGCACCGGCTTCTCCAGCTTCCAGTACATCCTCGAGTACAAGGTCGACCGCCTCAAGATCGATCGCAGCTTCACTGCTCGCTGCGCCGTCGACCCCAGCGCCGCCGCCGTTGTTCGTGCCGTCATCGCCATGGCCCACGGCCTCAACATGACCATCGTCGCCGAGGGAGTAGAAACCGAAGACCAGCTTGCCTTCCTTCTTCGTCGCCGTTGCGATGAGGCGCAGGGCTACCTCTTCGGACGCCCGCAACCAATGGCTAACCTGCGCGATCAACTGATTGCTTCCGTCGCGCCGGAACAGCACTTCCTGCGCAGCACCAGCTCCCGCGAATCCAGTTGCCGTCCTTCAGGCGCAAACATCCCTGCAGCCGTCATGATGAAGGCATAG
- a CDS encoding glycosyltransferase family A protein, translated as MMSAAPEISVVMITCDRVGQLANALDTLERQQLRDGWGYEIIVIDDGSKDATSALLAKHALTSPVPLRYFSSEGLGVPAARNLAAKHAQGRWLASFDDDQLASLGWLEALRSAADQTGASCFGGALSLLLPAPTKLADIGPRARILLGEHLLSDKLSPYPAGETPATNNALITRELFERVGGFDPNFRQGGSDTDFFERVKALGEPIWFVPQAAALHVIPAARISSGYYRWVARKVAASRVRILRKRSDTTTLVRLLALRSFAILLRDLPQLALAKLRRNNREAVDARCSIWFSSSLFRALWAQRSASAESNAAFLRSLDFRRHGGERDSPHT; from the coding sequence ATGATGTCAGCAGCTCCAGAGATCAGCGTGGTGATGATCACCTGTGATCGCGTCGGCCAACTCGCGAACGCACTCGATACACTGGAGCGGCAGCAGCTTCGTGACGGCTGGGGCTACGAAATCATCGTGATCGACGACGGCTCGAAAGACGCCACGTCAGCCCTGCTGGCAAAACACGCCCTCACCTCGCCTGTCCCACTGCGCTACTTCTCCTCAGAAGGCCTCGGCGTTCCTGCCGCGCGCAACCTCGCCGCCAAACACGCACAGGGCCGCTGGCTGGCCAGCTTCGACGACGACCAGCTCGCCTCCCTCGGCTGGCTCGAAGCTCTCCGCTCCGCCGCAGACCAAACCGGCGCAAGCTGCTTCGGTGGAGCGCTCTCGCTCCTTCTGCCCGCACCCACCAAGCTTGCCGACATCGGCCCGCGCGCCCGCATCCTGCTTGGCGAACACCTCCTCAGCGACAAACTCAGCCCTTACCCCGCTGGAGAAACCCCGGCGACCAACAACGCTCTCATCACCCGCGAGCTCTTCGAACGCGTCGGCGGCTTCGACCCCAACTTTCGGCAGGGCGGCTCCGACACCGACTTCTTCGAGCGCGTCAAAGCCCTCGGCGAGCCCATCTGGTTCGTCCCCCAGGCCGCGGCCCTGCACGTCATCCCGGCCGCGCGTATCTCTTCGGGTTACTACCGGTGGGTCGCCCGTAAGGTCGCCGCCAGCCGTGTACGCATCCTGCGCAAGCGCTCCGACACCACCACGCTCGTCAGGCTGCTCGCCTTGCGCTCATTTGCTATTCTGCTTCGAGACCTCCCGCAGCTCGCCCTCGCAAAACTTCGCCGAAACAACCGCGAAGCCGTCGATGCGCGCTGCTCCATCTGGTTCAGCAGCAGTCTTTTTCGCGCTCTCTGGGCGCAGCGCTCCGCGAGCGCAGAGAGCAACGCGGCCTTCCTTCGGTCACTCGATTTTCGGCGCCATGGTGGCGAAAGAGATTCCCCGCACACCTGA
- a CDS encoding aldehyde dehydrogenase family protein, whose product MSNSIVEKYHSMEYGPAPEDASEVIKWLDAHKRTFGHYIDGEWTKPGKATFATKNPATGETLATIASADAAEVDRAVKAARAALPAWQALTGHQRARYLYALARQVQKHARKLAVLETLDNGKSIRESRDIDIPLVARHFYHHAGWAQLIDEEFPSYEPCGVVGQIIPWNFPLLMFAWKVAPALAVGNTVVIKPAEYTPLTAIALAEIADEIGLPKGVLNIVHGDGKTGAAIAEHPGIDKVAFTGSTEVGRIIRKATANTTKKLSLELGGKSPFIVFDDADLDSAVEGLVDGIWFNQGQVCCAGSRLLVQERVAEKLYDKIRARMATLRVGSPLDKAVDIGAIVDQVQYDRIQSLIKKGCDEGATCWQPDITLPEKGLFLKPTLLTGVSPASTVAQEEIFGPVLSAMTFRTPAEAVEIANNTVYGLAASIWSENINVALDLAAQVKAGVVWINATNVFDAAAGFGGYRESGYGREGGKEGMYEYLVPKWFHDEVKSKPVESLPEPETENGQPTTDNSFAIDRTVKLYIGGKQARPDSGYSYPVYGRDGKQVGEAPLGSRKDIRNAVEAARAATKWGKNTAHGRAQVLYFLAENLIQRREEIISKLAAFVGPEQAAIELDYTVERTFAYAGWADKYEGTVHNPPFRMVTLAMKEAIGTIGILAPDDAPLLGLMSLVLPAIAMGNTVIAVPSERTATLMGELYQVFDTSDIPGGVVNFVSGKASELGKTLADHDDVDAVWSFRDTAASTLVKAASIGNLKQVWTNEGRQIDWFNPAEAEGRWFLRHATQVKNVWVPYGE is encoded by the coding sequence ATGAGCAACAGCATTGTGGAGAAGTATCACAGCATGGAATACGGTCCCGCACCCGAAGACGCGAGCGAAGTCATCAAGTGGCTAGACGCCCACAAGCGCACCTTCGGCCACTACATCGACGGCGAATGGACGAAGCCCGGCAAAGCGACCTTCGCCACCAAGAACCCTGCCACCGGCGAGACGCTTGCGACCATCGCCAGCGCCGATGCGGCTGAGGTGGATCGTGCCGTGAAGGCGGCTCGTGCGGCCCTGCCCGCTTGGCAGGCGCTGACCGGGCACCAGCGTGCGCGCTATCTCTATGCGCTGGCGCGGCAGGTGCAGAAGCACGCCCGCAAGCTCGCCGTGCTCGAAACGCTCGACAACGGCAAGTCCATCCGCGAGTCCCGCGACATCGACATCCCGCTCGTCGCTCGGCACTTCTACCACCACGCCGGATGGGCGCAGCTCATCGACGAAGAGTTCCCCAGCTACGAGCCCTGCGGCGTCGTCGGCCAGATCATTCCGTGGAACTTCCCGCTGCTGATGTTCGCCTGGAAGGTCGCGCCCGCGCTCGCCGTCGGCAACACCGTCGTCATCAAGCCAGCCGAGTACACCCCGCTCACCGCCATCGCACTCGCTGAAATCGCCGACGAGATCGGCCTGCCCAAGGGCGTGCTCAACATCGTCCACGGCGACGGCAAGACCGGCGCCGCCATCGCCGAACACCCCGGCATCGACAAGGTCGCCTTCACCGGCTCGACCGAGGTCGGCCGCATCATCCGCAAGGCCACCGCAAACACCACCAAGAAGCTCAGCCTCGAGCTTGGCGGCAAGAGCCCGTTCATCGTCTTCGACGACGCTGACCTCGACTCCGCCGTCGAAGGCCTCGTGGACGGCATCTGGTTCAACCAGGGCCAGGTCTGCTGCGCCGGTTCGCGTCTGCTCGTGCAGGAGCGCGTCGCCGAAAAGCTCTACGACAAGATCCGCGCGCGCATGGCGACGCTCCGCGTTGGCTCTCCGCTGGATAAGGCTGTCGATATCGGCGCGATCGTCGATCAGGTGCAGTACGACCGCATCCAGTCGCTGATCAAGAAGGGTTGCGACGAAGGAGCGACCTGCTGGCAGCCCGACATCACGCTGCCCGAAAAGGGCCTGTTCCTCAAGCCGACGCTGCTCACCGGCGTCTCCCCTGCCTCCACCGTCGCGCAGGAAGAGATCTTTGGCCCCGTCCTTTCGGCCATGACCTTCCGCACACCTGCTGAAGCCGTTGAGATCGCCAACAACACCGTCTACGGCCTCGCCGCCAGCATCTGGAGCGAGAATATCAACGTCGCACTGGACCTCGCCGCACAGGTCAAGGCTGGTGTCGTCTGGATCAACGCCACCAACGTCTTCGACGCCGCCGCAGGCTTTGGCGGCTATCGCGAGTCCGGCTACGGACGCGAAGGCGGCAAGGAAGGCATGTACGAGTACCTCGTGCCCAAGTGGTTCCACGACGAGGTCAAGTCCAAGCCCGTCGAGTCGCTGCCCGAGCCCGAAACGGAGAACGGTCAACCGACAACGGACAACTCGTTCGCCATCGACCGCACCGTGAAGCTCTACATCGGCGGCAAGCAGGCGCGTCCTGACTCTGGCTACAGCTACCCGGTCTACGGTCGCGACGGCAAGCAGGTCGGCGAAGCTCCTCTCGGCAGCCGCAAAGACATCCGCAACGCCGTGGAAGCGGCCCGCGCCGCGACCAAGTGGGGCAAGAACACCGCCCACGGTCGCGCCCAGGTTCTCTACTTCCTCGCAGAAAACCTCATCCAGCGCCGCGAAGAGATCATCTCGAAGCTCGCCGCGTTCGTCGGCCCCGAACAGGCAGCCATCGAGCTCGACTACACCGTCGAGCGCACCTTCGCCTACGCAGGCTGGGCAGACAAGTACGAAGGAACGGTCCATAACCCGCCCTTCCGCATGGTCACGCTGGCCATGAAGGAAGCCATCGGCACCATCGGCATCCTCGCTCCGGACGACGCTCCGCTGCTCGGTCTCATGTCGCTCGTGCTCCCGGCCATAGCCATGGGCAATACCGTCATCGCCGTCCCCAGCGAGCGCACCGCCACGCTGATGGGCGAGCTCTACCAGGTCTTCGACACCTCGGACATCCCCGGCGGCGTCGTCAACTTCGTCTCCGGCAAAGCCAGCGAACTCGGCAAGACGCTCGCCGACCACGATGACGTCGACGCTGTCTGGAGCTTCCGCGACACCGCAGCCTCCACCCTCGTCAAGGCTGCCTCCATCGGCAACCTCAAGCAGGTGTGGACCAACGAAGGCCGTCAGATCGACTGGTTCAACCCCGCCGAAGCCGAAGGCCGCTGGTTCCTTCGCCACGCCACCCAGGTCAAGAACGTCTGGGTTCCCTACGGCGAATAA